The genomic segment CCTACAAATTAACAGTTTTTCATTTTATATTGGACTAATTTTTCGGAAGAGTATAAACAAAGGAGTATATCCTAACTTAACTAACAGGGAGAAATCCTTGGATAAAGGTTAGTGCCAACATTGAACAATCGGGCGCGATTATTGAAAACGTAGTTTGAAAAACACTAGGCAACCGAACAACCAGAATCGAACGGGTGCCTGGCACTTCAAGGAGGCTTCAAATTGAGAAGAAAAAGAACGTTAGGGTTAATTGTAATCATATGCTTAGTTTTGATGACGTTGATTTTTCCGTATTCTTTTTTTAGTATATATAAGCCAATTGCCTTTAAACCGTATCCTATCTTTTTTAAGGACTATCGAAATGAACTGAAAGAGTTAAGGAATGTCAATGAACAAAACGAGTGCAAAAGATTGTAATTAAATGATAGAGGCTGGATTAACGGGAAAGTAGGTGCGATTTATGAAGGCATTTAAAAAAATTATCGAATTCCTAAATAGAATGAAAGTCATCGACATATGGGGGGACAGAAACGAGGGCTTATCCAATGATGATAAAGAATATATAGACAGAAAAAAATCTCAAAATCCTTATGGGCTTATAGGAATGATATTGGGTGGAATTGCGTTCACATTTGGACCTCAGTATGGTTTTATTCCTGTTATTACCCTTATCTTTTGCATAGTTACCTTTTTTACATTTGATAAAGAAAAAGAAGATAATCCTTGGCCTTTTTACGTAGGTATAATGCTTTCATTGATCGGCTTAATCATGGTTATTACTGGGGAAGTACACGATCTGATATTTTAATATCTTTTCTTGAAAGGCTTCATCCTCATAGGACATGCCTATCTCATTTCTGTATATTTACTGGCTAACTATGGATTAGCAGCTTATTAAATGAACGGGCGTGATTATTGAATAGAACATCTTCGGCGATGGGGCTGCCCTAAAGCGAACCGTATAAAGCAAATGGGCCATATTGTTGAAGAACAGGTAGATTGTAAAGTGAAGGGATGTACTTAAACAAACAAAGAAGGATTGTTAAAAAAGAAAAGGTTCCTGAATTAGTTAATTTCCGGCAGATAAGGAGGTAAGTAATGATATCAGAATTAAAAAAGTCGGAATTTTTTAAATGCAGATATATGTTATATGAGCAAGGTCAATTAGAAGCTAAAGCAGTCGTCGAAGGGATAAATCCAGGTCGTATTTTTGTAGATGATATTGAATCTCCTGCTTCGGGACTTATTTGGTTAGGTAATAATGACGGTTTTTTCTTTATTGGAGATGAAAGAAACGAAGGGTTCAATACCGAATTAAATCATTTTATTGATACAGTAATCATTCTAGAAGCAAAGAAGGTGGGATTAACTTGGTTTGAGGGGATTGGTAATCATAATAAGTGGGATGAGACTATTATAAAGGTGTTTGAAAACCGCAATTTAGGAAGTTGGAATCAGAGGGTTTATACTTTACAAAAAAAAGATTATAAAGGCAACTTCGAACTTACTATTGAAGAAGGATATAAAATTGTGAAAATTAGTAAAACACTTTTTAAAAACAGTGATAAATCAATTGAAAATATTGAGTTTTTACATTCCAAAATAGTAGAGTTCTGGTCTTCACCCGAAAGGTTCTTTAATGAAGGCTTTGGATACGGTATAGTTTGTAAAAGTAAAATTGTTAGCGTCTGTTTTTCGGGTTTTGTAGTTGATAATGTACATGGTGTTGATATTGAAACCTTGGAAGAGCATCAAGGTAAAAAGTTAGCACAAAAAGTAGCCATTGCTTTTGTAAAAGATTGTTTGGAAAATAATCTTGTTCCTTATTGGGATTGTATGGAATCTAACAAACCTTCAATTGCGGTCGCAAAGAGTCTAGGATTCAGGAATGTATTTAACTATATAGGTTATGAATTTAAGTTTGAGTAATTTTTACTTCAATTGAATAGAGCAGTTACTGGAGGAAGAATTATTGAACTGATGGAGATGAAAAGTTAACTAACACTAAAGAGAGGGCAACGTTTTGGGACAAAACACATCACATATTTACACACCATCTAAGCACTTTGTTTCAGCTGCAACGATTGTACTCAACGATCAAAAGGAAATTCTGCTAATTAAAGGACCTAAGAGAGGTTGGGAAATGCCAGGTGGAATAGTCGAGGAAGGTGAGTCTCTGAAAGATGCTGCAATTAGGGAAACTAAAGAGGAGTCAGGTATTGATATTGAAGTTCTTAAATTCTGCGGAATATTTCAAAACGTGGATAAGTCAATTTGTAATACACTCTTTATAGCTAAGCCGATTGGTGGTAAATTAACAACTTCGCCAGAAAGTTTAGAAGTGGGATTCTTCCCTATTGAGCAAGTTCTGGAAATGGTAACTTTTGGGAACTTCGGGCGAAGAATAGAACACTGTCTTGATAACAGTATTCAACCATTTTGTGTAGAGTTTTAGGTCCTATGGAAATTAGTAATAACGGTATTGCTCATTAAAATTACGCTGTTAGTTGAACAAGACGAGTATGATAATCTTCCACAATCGGGTACGAAGGTTGAGTAAAAATCAATTGAGTGGGGTGATTACTATAGCAAATATAATTCGTGAAACTGGATTTAAAAGATCAATTATTTTTTTATATTCGCTGTAGCAAAATAAGAAATGTATTTAAGGCAGAGGAAGTAGGAACATCTCTTATTAAAAAAGTTCTAGAGACTATAAAGATTTACACCATTTTAATTTTACCGTTAATTATTATGGCTGCATTTTCAGAAACTTACATTGCAGATATAATATTTAGCCTGTTTGAATAGCGAAATTCAAAAAATGGACGCGATTCTGGGTGCAAAACGTTCCTGGCTCAAATGAAATGTGGTCACACAATTTCGGTAAAGGTTAGACAGTTATAGTGTTCTAAAACTGAAGGGGGATGTCGAGGAGTCGAATGAAGAGGTAACGCTCTGAAAGGCTCCTCTTGCGTCGAGTAGCACACTGATTGGTAAGATATTGCGTGGTATAAGCTAGGCTATTAGCGGCGAAAACTGGTGATAAATTCAAAGGCTTACCAATCATTCTAATTAACTCTGTTCAATCAGCTACAAATTACTCTTTATTAAATTATGGCACCTTTTGCAAAAGAAATTCAAAAATAATCAATATCCATCACATTTATTAAGAGCAAGTTTTGTTCAATCGTATATTGGGATGGTGTTAAATAGAAGGGAATAAACTAAATTAGATGAAACGTATAAAGAAATTAATGAAATATATTGCAATCACTATCGTAACAGTACTCGTAATAGCGCTCTTCTTTCCTACATGGACACCCAATATAAAAGGAGATAACAGTATAAGTACATTAGAACAAGTAGAGATAAATGGAAGTGGTCACGAAATTATGATACGTGGCAACGATAAGGATAATCCTGTCATCATTGTCGTACATGGAGGACCTGGGGCTCCGGAAATACCATATGCCACTAAATACGCAGACTTATTGGAAGCCAATTTCACAATTGTTAATTACGATCAAAGGGCAAGTGGAAAATCATATCACTTTTTTGAGGACTATTCTACTCTTTCAACAGACTTATTGGTAGATGATTTATTAGCTTTGACCGAATATATATCAGAACGGCTTGAAAAAGAAAAGGTTATACTGATGGGGCATTCTTCTGGTACATACATTGGAATACAAGCTGCTTATAAATCCCCCGAAAAATATGAAGCATATATTGGGATTGGGCAAATGGGTGAAACAAAGGAAAGTGAGATTGAAAGTTTAAAATACTCTATTAGCCAGGCCCAAAAGGATGGTAATGCGGATGATGTTTTAGATTTACAAGGACTCACCGAGCAAATTAAAAATGGCGATACGGTTACACCAAGAAACTATGTTATGAAATACGGCGGGGCTGTTAGACTCATTGATAACCCCGATGGTGATAATATAGGTGTTTTATTGAGCAGCGAGTATAACTTATTGGACGTTATTCGTTACAACTATGGTATGGGGTATTCCCAAGAAAAGTTGTTAAGTGATCTATTAGAAAATCCAATACCTACCATTGTAACAAAACTTGAAATTCCTTTGTATTTCGTCATGGGTAAATACGATTATATGACTTCCTCTAATGCAGCAAAGAAGTATTTTGATATGATTGAAGCCGAACATAAGGAATTTATTTCTTTCGAGAAATCAGCACATTATCCACAATTTGAAGAGAAAGAAAAATTTAATGAATGGATGTTAGATACATTCATCAATAAAAATAAGTAATGCGTCATTTTACTTACTTTGAAAGGAAGATTGTTGTCAAAACTTGTACTTAAGCTATAAAAATCAGATTACCGGTAGGCGAATTTCCGTTAAAGAGTGCGAAAATCGAATAGATTTTCTTAAGGCAATGGGACTGTTCTAAAGGATACCAGACATGGAGAGACTATATGGAATCCACAAAAAAGGATGCAAGGTTGGAGCGACTCTGAGTTAACAAAGAGTGGAGGTAAAAGTGCGGTAGCGTTAGAGGAAAGAGTTAAGGAGATTGATTTTATTGCAATCTATTTTAGTCCGAGTAAAAGAACAGCCTTATCAACTTACATGATAAGGCAATGGTTCACTGTTTTTTAGATTTTTCACGTTCATTTTTTTGTTTTAGCTTTAACCAAAAATCGGGTGGTTGATAACTAATTAAAGAATAATCGAGTTCGGCTCCATTAGTTGCTAACTGAACTAACAAATATTTCTCCTTATTACTCGGGTATATATCTGCTGTTTTAATGTTTATAACCTCAACTCCTGTTCGTTTAGGTGTCCCAACAACAACAACTTGATTTCCTTTTGTATAAACATCTGTGATATTTGTTTGGAACACAACTATATACAGATCAAGGTCTGATTCATTTGTAGCAGTATTAAAAGCAATACCTACATCCTGTTGGAAATTTAATTCAGCTGAAATACCAATGGCATAAAAAGGGAATATCCGGTGGAGAGAATAGTGTATTCGAGAAGGAATATAGCTCCATCTTCCACCCCAATATGTGCTATGCCAGTTTTCTTCATATATTGGTCTAATATAGTTCGGTGCGCTTTTAATTACTTTAAAAGGGATTTTTGTTCCTTCTTTTAACACTTGTGAAATAGGGATGACATCAGTAGGGAAATGCACCTCTGTTCCTTTTTCGAATGGAAAAGGTGAATCAAGAATTGTGGTAGGCTCGGGTGGTTCGAGACTATCTAAACGTTGTTCCAATTCGTGAATTCGTTCCTGTTCATTTTTATCACTGTTCGGTTGCGAGAAAGATAACTCCATCGATTTTGTATTTATGGACTTACTGTAAACAAATAAGCTTAAAATAATTGAAAAACAAACAATATAACCAATCCTTGTTTTTAACATATTCTAATCACCTCACCATATTATCTGCTTTTACGAGGGAGTTATGCGTAAGATTAGTTATTAAAAAAACGAGGGCTTTACTTCATTTAGGGGCTAAACACCCTTTTCAATTCAACTACAGGGGCAGTATTGTAGAAAAAGGAACTATAATTTAAATCTCGTATATCTAATGTAATCGGTTAGCTAAAATTTGATGACAGACAGGAGTTAGAGACGATGATTAAAGGTTTCGGAGGAATATTTTGGAGAACTAATAATCTTGAAATTGTGAAAAAATGGTACAGTGAAGTGTTGAAAATTGAAATAGACAATTGGAATGGGGCTGTGATAAAACCTCAATTAGGAAATGAGACTATCTTTTCATTCTTTACGGAGAATGACAGTTATTTTCCAACAGAACAACAAGTGATGTTAAATTTCCAAGTACATGATTTAAACGAGACTATAAAGCATCTTGAACATATTGGTGTACCTCTTGCAAAGAAAAAAGAGATTAGTGAATTTGGAAAGTTCATTTGGATTAAAGATCCTGAAGGTCGATTGATCGAGCTTTGGGAGAAGTAGCAGGTTGTAATCATTAACTAGTAAGCTAACGGGTGCGCTTCTACAACAAGTAGAGGCGCATTTTTACTAACTGGGCAGTTGAGTTAAACAAGAAATTTGATTATGTGGTATTATTAGGTAATTATAAAAGCTGAAGTAGGGGAATTTATTTGGAATTTATTTCAGAAAAGTTATTGTTTATATTTTTGTTTATTTTTGTAATTCACTCAATAGAAACCCTCGCTTATGCTGTTAGGTTATCAGGTGCAAGGGTAAGATTGATTGCTTCTGCTCTATCTCTATTTAATTTAATGGTTATTATTTCAAGACTAGCTAATATGATGCAGCAACCTTTTACAGGAAGCCTTATAGATACTGCACCTACTGAAAATACTTTAGAATTTGTAGAGAGCCAATATAGAATACTTATAAGCGCTTCAACATTTGGGACATTAGTTGGTATCCTTTTATTACCCACTTTTATTGCCATATTTTCAAGAGCTATAATCCATTTATCAGAAGAAAGAGGTTCAATTCCAAGTTTAGTTAAAAAGGGAATATCCTTTGAATATATAAAGCGTGGGATAAAACATTTTAGTTTACCTAAGCTAAGTTATTTGAAAGATATTAGGATAAAAGAAATTCCTCTAAAATTATTTTTTGTAAATATGATAATCACTGCAATATATACCATTGGGGTACTATCTGCTTTGTACGCATCATTATTGGCACCAGATAGAGCTTCAACAGCCATTATGGCATCTGGACTCATAAATGGTGTTGCGACTATTCTTCTTGTAATATTTATTGACCCCAAAATTTCTGTTCTTGCTGACGATGTAGTTAATCAAAGGGGAAGCTACTTTACACTAAAGAGCATTTCTTTAATGATGATTGCTTCAAGATTATTTGGAACTCTACTTGCACAGGTATTATTTATACCCGGTGCTAAATATGTAGCATGGTTTACAAAATTTATGATTTAATAATTATCGAGGTTGTTCAACTAACGGGGGGGTTACTGTAACAAGATTCAATAAGAAAAGTCGATTCCTCAATATATAGGAATTCGACTTTTTTGTTGTAATTCAATTATTGTACAAACTTTACAAAATGCTGACTAACATCCTTTCTGTCTATTCAGTTGGCGTTGTAGGACGTACGGCAGCCCTTTCGTCATTCAACTGAAGAAAAGTATGTACTCCAGCCGTTGCAACGGTGTACCCCCTATTAAAAAATAGCCCTGTTCAACTTATGAGAGAGTAACTGTTTAGTTTGAATTGGTGAAACTTTCCAGTCGCAATGAACGTATTAGTAGTAGAAAGATACCTTATTCAAGTAACGGGCAGGATTGTAGAAAAATAGCAAAAAGTTTTTATTAAAAATCAACTGGTGAAGGTGGAGATTATAATTAGACAATTTATGGTTATTTTAATGGTTATATCTATTTTCTTCATATCTGCTTGCAGTGAAAAGGGCAATATAGACCATTTTTCTTCTAAAGAAGAAACTTTGGAACATTTTGTTCAGAATGAAAATATTAAAGGGAATATTGATTTAATTAAAACGACAAAAGATGAAAATTTATTAGTAATACAATCAAATGGAAATACATATTTTGTCGGAGAATTAGTGGAAGACAAGGAGGGATATTACGCACAGAGAATATCAGCCAATGTTGAAATGAAAATAGGTGCAAGTTGGGAACTAAATACAATGGATGAGAATGAATACACTATTTTTTTTGAAAAGAACAAAGAAGATGCGAATTACATACAGTTCTCTAATGGAGAATACGATATCTCCCTTGTAGAAGGACATACGATAAGTGAAAACGTCTTAGCTTTAACAAGTGCGATAAAGGAAGTTGAAATAGTAAAAGATTAAATCAACTAGCGGGGGCTTAACTGGAACAACAGGAAGGCTTCACTTCTTGTGCTAACGTGGGCTGCATTATCACACAGGGAATTAAATATATACATGTGAGGTAGAATGGTAGGGGAGGGATCTTTATTAGGACTTCAAGAATAACCAAGAATAATTGGATTACATATACACTAATTCTATTCATTGTTTTATCGATTATTAATTAAATGATAAATCGTTTCACCTCTAGCATTTTAGTTGCGATTTTTATTTATTTCCCTTTGACATTGCTTTTGCTTATAGGAGGAATCGCACTATTCATACTTTCAGTAGTGCATATTTTTAAAAGGTATAAAAAGACGAAAGTTAAAAGCTTTCTGCCTTTAATCTTAAGTGTTACATTGATTTTTTTTGTAATCGACCGACCTTTATCCCCCCTATTTCAGAAAGTCGAGTTTTCTTTCAAACTGGATAAGCGTGAAGATGTGGCTAGGCAAATTTAAAATGGAAAAATCAAACCATCCAATGATAGGGGCGATTTATTCCAAGTCCCAAAAAAGCACGTTAAATTCTCTTTATCCGATGGACATGAAATTATGAAGATGGATGATAAATTATTCTTTTTCACAGTTAGGGGAATCCTTGATAATTTTTCAGGCTACGTTTTTTCTCCAAGTGGATTAGGACCAACTAACGAAGATGTTCAGGCTACTATAATTAGGATGCAAAAAATGAATAATAATTGGTATCATGTTTCCTGTACTTAGTATCCAAATAATAACTTTCCGCTTAAATACAACAACCCTAATTAAGAAATGTTGATTCCTTAACATGCAGGTATGCGACTTTTCTTTTGTAATCCCCTTCTGTGTATTCATATAGTATTACAGGACGTTCAGAGATGTCTTATCACTCACTGAAGTTAAAACATGTACTTCGGTTCGGCTGATTCAACTTTGTTACTCGCTGTAAAAGAATAGTCTTGATTTTCTTGTTCAGTTTAATGGGGATGATTTGCTAGTTTGAATTAATAAAAAATTACAGTTACAATGAACGTATTAGTAGTAGAATGATACCTTGTTCAAGTAACGGACAGTTCAGTTAAAGACAAAAGGGGTGAGGTATATGAGTGACCGTTTTGAACTAAGTTTTAAAAACAAGGTAGTTAGAATGTGGTTGATTATTATGGTGCCAGCTGTAATAGCAGAAATATTAATTATGCAATTTACTGCAATTCCAGTATTACCTTCAATATCTTGGACAATCTTTTTTATTTGGCTTTATTTTTATAAGAGGAAACAGAAGAAAGAGCATTCCATTTCCTCGTGATTTTATTTTAAAAGGATTGGTTAGGTCCTATTTTTATTAACCTAACGGTGGCTTTAGTTCAACAACAGGAGCTCCTTAGCGAGCTCTTTTTCCTTCTTAACTTACGGGACAGTTTACTTGAAGAAAGAATTTGTTCTTTAATAAAAGTATATTGGAACTTTATGTTAAAATATTTGTATATTTTAAATTAAAGGGGGATAGGATCATTGAGTAAAAACACGAAATTAATCCTTTGTCTTGTAAATGCTGGGATGTTATTTGGTGCTTTGTTGATTCCTTCTTTGATTCTTTCCTCAGGGCATGAATGGTGGTCCGTATACACTTTCAATATGGAGGAAATATCTCCTTTCAATGTAGAAATATCTTGGCTAAAAGTATTTATTTTTGGATTCATTTCTTTAGTTATTTCTTTTTTTCTTGTAAAGATAACGTCAGAAAAAAAGAAATAACTTCGTCCCTTAGTTGAAGAGATGACAACCTTTACAAGGCATTTTTTTTTATTACGTAACGGAGTTAACTACTTCTGTTAATCGGTGTTATATTTACCTGGTGTGCATCGTGCATGCAAGGTCGTTCAGTGAACGAATCGATGGTTCGCGTATGAAGATAATTATATTCTTGTTCAACAAACGGGACATTTTGTGGAATAGTGGTTTGAATTCGATACGTTTGTTGAAAACAACCCTTATAAAACTTTTGTATACATAAAAAAACGCAGTAGGAATTCATTCATGAATTGCACTGCGTTTTAATTTAATTATTTTAAAATAAGTTATTTAACAATCTAAAAGAGAACGAATTAGATTCAAATCAGAACATCTAGTCTTAATAATTTTCAATCATCACCAGGTTTCATCAAGGTGATCAGCATAGTACGAAATCCCTCTTTTGAAGTATTGAAGATTTTCATCAGACGTTGTTTCCATCAAATTAGTCAGAACAATTTCCATTGCCTGTTTATAGTTTTTTGAATTGTACAGAGCCATTGAGTAAAAAATTTGAAGGCCGCGGTGTTCAGGAAACTCTGTCACACCTCGACGTAAAGTTTCAACTGCTTCTTGATAGTAACCCAAAGCACGGTAGGTACTGCCAAGACCGAGTAAACATCTTTGAAGATCTGGTCCTGCGAGACCTTGCTCGAGAGCCTTTACATAATAGGGGATAGCTTCCTTGCCTAATCCAGAATTATCATGAGCAATTCCCGCCTGATAGTTGACTTCAGCATGATCTGGATAGGTAGCAACCATTTCTAAAAGGAGAGTACGTGCTTCCTTCAGAATGTCTTGGACTTGCTTAGCACGCCCATCTTCACGCAATTCAATAGCTTTGTCTAAAAGTAAACGCAAATTTGTTTTATCCGTATTATTTACTATTTTATCATTCATTTTTTTAACTCCCTCAAATGTAGTACTGCAAATGGCAAAGTGACGATGTAATCACAATACTCGCGGGGAATTTATTAATTTTGAAAGTGGTTTTGTAAAAACAGTATCATTGTCCTTTAATCCTCCTTAGAAATCAAGAATGAACATTAGGTTCTTTTTTATAGTAATGTTTATGCTGATATATGTCAATGAACTGTTAGAATAATCAGTTGTATTGGAGGCGACAATAAAAACCGCTAAGTAATAGGATTGAAGCACTCTTTTCTTCTTCAACTAAAAAGCAGTTACGTTAATGAAAGAATTTGTTGTAGAAATCAAGAATTAATATAGCAAGCAAGAAAAAAAGTCGGTGTTTATACACAGTTTCATATTGTATGTTTAAAGGGTTATTATTTCTTGATAATCCCAAATTGATCGACAATGTAAGGTTCTGCATTATTTTTGCTTTGATCGATCTCGTAAGTTATTGCAGTCAGTTTGTCTTTATTAATAGTGATACCGACGAAGTTTTGAATTTGGCCGCGTACTGGACGGCGGTTATCGTTCGGATCTGGACCATAGATAGCTGCATGATTCTCATCGGCAACTTCAAAGAGATTATAGTAAGCTGATCCAAGTTCGGGCGCTTGATTTTTGTAATACACTTTTGGTCCAGCTGTAGCAGGTATCAAATAAATCGTACCATCTGGATTTACGGTATATTCTACGGTTTGTCCTTTTTTAGTCCAAATAAATTTTTCGGTTTCTGAAGCCGTACCATCACTCTTGATCGGCTTAGTACGTGCATAGATATGGTCATGTCCTTGAAGAACAAAGTCGATGTCTAGTTCCGCCATGAGTGGTGCCACCTGATTTCTCACACCGTTTGGATCTAGGATATCATCATCGGTTGCATGGTTAGATGTCGTGTAAGGTCCCTTATGAATATTGACAATAACCCACTTAGCTCCATCAGCTTTGGCTGCCTTCACATCATCCTTCAACCATTCAATTTGCTCTTCTGAAAAATTGGCGTATTTTTCGGAGTCTTCGTTGCTATTAAGTACGACAAAGTGAGCGTTACTATAATCGTAAGAATAATAAGCACCTGTCTCAGTTGCAGAATTTTCAGGTGTATCAAAATTAAAATGATCGATAAAAGCAAAATTTTCATCCTCGTGATTCCCTGCGGATGGTGCAAACGTCGTGTTTAGCAAACTTTCCTGTGAATGTCCTAGAAGCCAATCCCATTGTTCCTCTTTGACTCCATCGTCAACTAAGTCGCCATTGTGAACAATGAACTCAGCATTAGGGACAGTATCTAGAGCCTTAGAGATAGTCTGGGATGAAAGAATTGCTTCATCTTCTGTTTTAGCCTGGGTATCAGCCAAATCAATAAATGTAAAAGTTCCATCTTTTGGAGATGTCTTAAATGAACCCATTTCACTCCAGTTATTGAGTTCTTCATGTCCAACACGGAAGTAGTATTCAGCATCTGCTTTAAGCCCAGTTGCTTCAGCTTTGTGTACATACTCTTTCTTGGAATTAGTAGAGAGGGAAGCAGTACCTGAAAATTTCAAGGCTTTATTAAAATCAGGTTTCTTCGCTCCTTTCCTTTTCACTACCTGCAAATCACTATTCTTGTAATCTAGTGATGTATACCAAGTGAGGCCCTTAGAATTGGTCGTATCCCCTTTAAATGTGACAGTTACCTTGCTGACTTCAGTATGATTTGGACTATCTGTTGCAAAAGAGAGCGTACTGCCAACTCCGCCCACTATGGATAAAGCTAGGGCAACTGAGATGATTTTTTTTTTGATTTTCAAGAAGATCATCCTCCAATTATATTGTAATAGTCCATCCTCATGGACAGTAATTTCACTATAACATTTTAATATATAAGGTTTGTTAACCCTATATATTGATAGTGTAAAGAATTGTTAATACTATTTTATTTGTTAATCCGGAATAATAGTGGGGTAACTGAATAAAAACTACGTCCTCCAGATTCGGGCCAGATAGTCGAAGAAAAAAGGGAATTAGAAGGTTCCTATTGAAAGTTAAAGGGTTAGATATTCCTTTTAAAATGCTGAGAAGGAGTGGAGATTCTGAAAAATGACAATAATAATCAAAAATAGAAGGTGGTCTTTTTGTATTTATAAAAAGGAAACAATCCTGATGCTCCAGTTAATCATATTATTGGGAAGTAGCAGAACGGACTACCGAAGCACGTCAATTTGACTAAATTGACCGATTAAATTCTTTGTTGTATGTTGTTAATCCCTTTCCTGCATAATTTAGTTAGAATTAGGGAAAGTAATTATAGACAGTGCTTAAAGTGAACAACGCTCTGTTAAAAAAATAAATAATCGTGTTATTCTAGTCGTAAACATGATCGTCTGTATGACTAATTTTTTTATACGTAAGCCCTAAAAAATATAGAAAGGTGATGAATAATAGGATGGGTGTACATCAATATTTTAAAAGTTTATCTGATTTAGAACAAATTATTCGTTGTCCAGGAAAGTTCAAATATCAGGAGCATTCCGTCGCCAGTCATTCATTTAAGGTGACAAAAATCGCTCAATTTCTTGGAACAGTCGAAGAGGAATCTGGGCAGAAAGTGGATTGGAGAATCTTGTATGAAAAGGCATTGAACCATGATTACGCGGAACTTTTTACAGGAGATATTAAGACGCCTGTAAAATATGCATCGAAAGAGTTGAAGCAACTCTTCAGTGAAGTAGAGGAAGAAATGACAAGAAAGTTTGTAGAAAAGGAACTTCCAATTGAGTTTCAAGCCATTTATTTGGAACGACTTAAAGAAGGTAAAGATGAGACATTGGAGGGGCGCATTTTATCTGTTGCTGATAAAGTTGATTTGCTTTATGAAGCATTTGGTGAGATTCAAAAGGATAATCCAGAACCACTGTTTTTAGAAATATACGAAGAAGCATTAAGGACAATACTGCTGTTTCAAGATATGAACTGTGTAGAATACTTCCTAGAACATATTCTTACGGATATGCTTAGTGAACGATTTACTGAACATGGGGAGTTAACGGGCATTGCAATGCGGATAATTGAAGAACATGGAGGTTGATAAAATACATAAAAATATCCAGTTCTAAAGCAAACTAACGAACAAGGCTAAACTTCCACAATCGGGTTATTTTCTTGAATAACACTGACAACAGTTTTCTGTCTGGCTTATTGAGGGAGGCA from the Sporosarcina psychrophila genome contains:
- a CDS encoding cell division protein FtsK, with protein sequence MKAFKKIIEFLNRMKVIDIWGDRNEGLSNDDKEYIDRKKSQNPYGLIGMILGGIAFTFGPQYGFIPVITLIFCIVTFFTFDKEKEDNPWPFYVGIMLSLIGLIMVITGEVHDLIF
- a CDS encoding GNAT family N-acetyltransferase, with the protein product MISELKKSEFFKCRYMLYEQGQLEAKAVVEGINPGRIFVDDIESPASGLIWLGNNDGFFFIGDERNEGFNTELNHFIDTVIILEAKKVGLTWFEGIGNHNKWDETIIKVFENRNLGSWNQRVYTLQKKDYKGNFELTIEEGYKIVKISKTLFKNSDKSIENIEFLHSKIVEFWSSPERFFNEGFGYGIVCKSKIVSVCFSGFVVDNVHGVDIETLEEHQGKKLAQKVAIAFVKDCLENNLVPYWDCMESNKPSIAVAKSLGFRNVFNYIGYEFKFE
- a CDS encoding NUDIX hydrolase, whose protein sequence is MGQNTSHIYTPSKHFVSAATIVLNDQKEILLIKGPKRGWEMPGGIVEEGESLKDAAIRETKEESGIDIEVLKFCGIFQNVDKSICNTLFIAKPIGGKLTTSPESLEVGFFPIEQVLEMVTFGNFGRRIEHCLDNSIQPFCVEF
- a CDS encoding alpha/beta fold hydrolase; the protein is MKRIKKLMKYIAITIVTVLVIALFFPTWTPNIKGDNSISTLEQVEINGSGHEIMIRGNDKDNPVIIVVHGGPGAPEIPYATKYADLLEANFTIVNYDQRASGKSYHFFEDYSTLSTDLLVDDLLALTEYISERLEKEKVILMGHSSGTYIGIQAAYKSPEKYEAYIGIGQMGETKESEIESLKYSISQAQKDGNADDVLDLQGLTEQIKNGDTVTPRNYVMKYGGAVRLIDNPDGDNIGVLLSSEYNLLDVIRYNYGMGYSQEKLLSDLLENPIPTIVTKLEIPLYFVMGKYDYMTSSNAAKKYFDMIEAEHKEFISFEKSAHYPQFEEKEKFNEWMLDTFINKNK
- a CDS encoding VOC family protein: MIKGFGGIFWRTNNLEIVKKWYSEVLKIEIDNWNGAVIKPQLGNETIFSFFTENDSYFPTEQQVMLNFQVHDLNETIKHLEHIGVPLAKKKEISEFGKFIWIKDPEGRLIELWEK
- a CDS encoding lipid II flippase Amj family protein produces the protein MEFISEKLLFIFLFIFVIHSIETLAYAVRLSGARVRLIASALSLFNLMVIISRLANMMQQPFTGSLIDTAPTENTLEFVESQYRILISASTFGTLVGILLLPTFIAIFSRAIIHLSEERGSIPSLVKKGISFEYIKRGIKHFSLPKLSYLKDIRIKEIPLKLFFVNMIITAIYTIGVLSALYASLLAPDRASTAIMASGLINGVATILLVIFIDPKISVLADDVVNQRGSYFTLKSISLMMIASRLFGTLLAQVLFIPGAKYVAWFTKFMI
- a CDS encoding tetratricopeptide repeat protein, which gives rise to MNDKIVNNTDKTNLRLLLDKAIELREDGRAKQVQDILKEARTLLLEMVATYPDHAEVNYQAGIAHDNSGLGKEAIPYYVKALEQGLAGPDLQRCLLGLGSTYRALGYYQEAVETLRRGVTEFPEHRGLQIFYSMALYNSKNYKQAMEIVLTNLMETTSDENLQYFKRGISYYADHLDETW
- a CDS encoding purple acid phosphatase family protein; translation: MIFLKIKKKIISVALALSIVGGVGSTLSFATDSPNHTEVSKVTVTFKGDTTNSKGLTWYTSLDYKNSDLQVVKRKGAKKPDFNKALKFSGTASLSTNSKKEYVHKAEATGLKADAEYYFRVGHEELNNWSEMGSFKTSPKDGTFTFIDLADTQAKTEDEAILSSQTISKALDTVPNAEFIVHNGDLVDDGVKEEQWDWLLGHSQESLLNTTFAPSAGNHEDENFAFIDHFNFDTPENSATETGAYYSYDYSNAHFVVLNSNEDSEKYANFSEEQIEWLKDDVKAAKADGAKWVIVNIHKGPYTTSNHATDDDILDPNGVRNQVAPLMAELDIDFVLQGHDHIYARTKPIKSDGTASETEKFIWTKKGQTVEYTVNPDGTIYLIPATAGPKVYYKNQAPELGSAYYNLFEVADENHAAIYGPDPNDNRRPVRGQIQNFVGITINKDKLTAITYEIDQSKNNAEPYIVDQFGIIKK